A stretch of Melospiza georgiana isolate bMelGeo1 unplaced genomic scaffold, bMelGeo1.pri scaffold_29, whole genome shotgun sequence DNA encodes these proteins:
- the LOC131096361 gene encoding serine/threonine-protein kinase pim-1-like: MAGERPGWAMPPARPRPRAGLPSARPRPSRRGLASARLWLYWRWRCWAGISAWGGGGIAAFCLRLARPRPRPRPRPQLRPRLLPGPAEHTRGAAAPAASAAASPARAPPLGSAAAGPEPPVPRSRERTPGHGRPGAGEGRSGVVAGPGPSADSHVPPAGTAQEALQERYRLGSLLGRGGFGRVFAATRLSDGAPVAIKRVRRNRVRHWGELPDGTSTPLEIVLLAKVSTGFPGVVQLLEWPELPNCIVMVLERPEQCQDLQRFIRARRFLPEEEARELFRQVLEAVRHCTSCGVLHRDIKPENILVDLDTGQAKLIDFGCGTYLQDTVYTHFAGTLSYSPPEWNDFGWYHGEPATIWSLGILLHQMVCGEHPFRRGQNLSWGQLPLPQRLSQECKDLIRWCLSMNSLDRPALEDLFCHPWMWDIPLP, translated from the exons ggctgggccatgcctccggcccgcccccggccccgggcggggctgcccagtgcccggccccggccgtccCGCCGCGGTCTCGCCTCCGCCCGGCTCTGGCTGTACTGGCGGTGGCGCTGCTGGGCGGGCATCAGTGCCTGGGGTGGGGGCGGCATCGCCGCCTTTTGCCTCCGCctggcccggccccggccccggccccggccccgacCCCAGCTCCGGCcccggctcctcccggggcCCGCGGAGCACACACgcggcgcggccgctcccgccgcctccgctGCGGCTTCCCCGGCCCGAGCTCCGCCGctcggcagcgcggccgccggccccgagcctcCCGTGCCGCGTTCCCGGGAGCGAACGCCTGGGCAtggccggcccggggcgggtGAGGGGCGCTCTGGGGTCGTTGCTGGCCCCGGGCCGAGCGCTGACAGCCACGTCCCGCCTGCAGGGACGGcgcaggaggccctgcaggagcgGTACCGGCTGGGATCGCTGCTGGGGCGCGGCGGCTTCGGCAGAGTCTTCGCGGCCACGAGGCTCTCGGACGGTGCCCCG GTGGCCATCAAAAGGGTGCGACGGAACCGCGTCCGGCACTGGGGCGAGCTG CCCGACGGCACCAGCACACCCCTGGAGAtcgtgctgctggccaaggtgtCCACTGGCTTCCCCGGTGTggtccagctgctggagtggcCCGAGCTCCCCAACTGCATCGTGATGGTGCTGGAGCGGCCAGAGCAGTGTCAGGACCTGCAGCGTTTCATTCGGGCACGGCGGTTCCTGCCTGAGGAGGAGGCGCGGGAGCTGTTCcgccaggtgctggaggccgtgcggcactgcaccagctgtggggtcctgcacagggacatcaAGCCAGAGAACATCCTGGTTGACCTGGACACCGGGCAGGCCAAACTGATTGACTTTGGCTGTGGCACCTACCTGCAGGACACAGTCTACACTCACTTTGCAG GAACACTGTCGTACAGCCCCCCAGAATGGAATGACTTTGGCTGGTACCACGGCGAGCCAGCTAccatctggtccctgggcatcctgctgCACCAGATGGTCTGCGGGGAGCACCCTTTCAGGAGGGGCCAGAACCTCAGCTGGGGCCAGCTCCCGCTGCCACAACGGCTCTCTCAAG AGTGCAAAGACCTGATCAGGTGGTGTTTATCCATGAACTCCTTGGACAGACCCGCACTGGAAGACCTGTTCTGTCATCCTTGGATGTGGGATATTCCTCTGCCATAG